The genomic region GGACCGTCGTACTTGACCTTGATACCGAGCATGTTCCCCATCGCCACGGCGCCCTTGCCCCCCGACTCGAAGAAGCCGACCCCGGTGAGCTTGGGGATGAAGGCGATCTTGACGTCCTTGGCGAATGCCGTGCCCGCGATGGCGGCGAGGATCAGGGCTGCCGCGAAAACCAGCGAAAATTTCCTGCGCATGTTCAACCTCCTTTGCGAAACCAAGACCTGGGGCCGTTAGCTGGTTCAGGCGATCACCTCCCGTCCTTCGAGGAAAGCGCCTTGCGTTTCAGGCGGTACTCGCCGTAGACGTGCAGCAGCTGTTTGGCGGCCATGGCCAGGATCAGGAGGCTGCCCACGACGACCTGGATCAGGTCGTTGGTCACCCCCAGGGCCAGCAGCCCCTGCCGCAGGAAGCCCAGGATCATCCCCGCGAGCAGCGTGCCCAGGATCGTGCCGCTGCCGCCCAGGATGTCGGCCCCGCCGAGCACCACCGCGGTGATGATGGGCAGCAGGGCGTCGCCCCCCAGGTCGGCGCGCGCCGAGGTGAAGTACGAGGTCAGCATCACCCCCGCGAGCGCCGCCCCGAAGCCGCTGAGCACGTAGGCCCAGACGAGCACCCGGCGGATGGGCACCCCGCTGTAGGCGGCGGCCTTGGGGTTCACGCCGATAAGGTAGAGGTAGCGGCCGAAGCGGGTCTTGTGCAGCAGCAGCGAAAGCACGAGGGCGAAGAACAGCACCGCGAGGAACGGGTAGGGCACGATGCCCAGGCTGCCTTCGGTCAGGGCGATGAAGGCGTCGGGCAAGCCGGTGATGCCTTCGTACTGGTAGGCCGCGAGGCCCGCCGAGCCGTAGGCCTTGAACCCCAGCTTGTCGAGGAGCGCCGGCATGCCCTGGGCCAGACCCGCGAACATGAAGAGGGTGCCGAGGGTGATGACGAGGGGGTTGACGTCGGTCCGGGAGACGAAGAAGCCGTTGAAGGCGCCGGCGAGGACGCCCACCAGCAGGGCTACGGCCAGCGCGACGAAGACGTTCACCCCGGCCACCCAGACGAGGCCCAGGGTGATCGAGGCCAGCCCCATCACCGAGACGCCCGAGATGTCGATGCCCGCAGTGATGATGACCAGGGTCAGCGGCAGCGCCGCGAAGAGGATGTGGGTGAAGTCGAGCGTCGAGTAGAGCAGGTTCTCGAGGTTGAAGAAGACGGGGTTGACCAGCCCCAGCACGGCCAGCTCCAGCAGCAGGAGCACGAAGAGCGCGAACTCCCAGCTGCGCAGGTAGCGCGTCCACTTCATGCGCCACCTCCCGCGTCGCCGCGGATGCGGGCCTGGCGCCGCTGCAACTCGAGCGCGCTCCGCACGCGGTAGTCGACGTAGACGACGATGAGCAGGATGATGCCCGCGAAGGCGTTGTCCCAGATCCCCGGCACGCCCAGGAAGATCAGCATGCTGTGCACCGCGGTGAGGAAGAGCGCTCCGATCGCGGCGCCCACCGGCGTACCCACGCCGCCCGTCAGGCTGACGCCGCCCAGCACGTTGGCGGCGATCGCCTTGAGCTCGAACCCGTCGGCGGCATTCATGGAGACGAAGCCGATCTGCGAGGTGAAGACGATCGCGGCAAGGGCGGCGAAGGTGCCCGCCAGGGTGTAGGCGGCGAACTGGGTCCAGCGCACCGGCAGACCCAGCAGGTAGGCCCCCGCCTCGTTATCCCCTACGGCGTAGAAGTAGCGGGCGAGGCGCACCCTGAGCGTTACGAAGGCCGTGAGCGCCAGCAGGGCGAGGGTCAGCCAGACGAAGAAGGGAACGCCCAGGAAGCTCCAGAGGTTGGGCTCCTTGATGCTCTGCGGCAGGTTCTCGATCCAGCTTCCGCCGGTGATGATGCGCATCAGCCCCCGGTAGATGCCGAGGGTGCCCAGGGTCATGATGATGGGCGGCACCCGCAGGAAGGTGACGCCGAAGGCGTTGAGCGCGCCGGCCAGGGTCCCGGCGGCGACGGCCGCAAGGGCGGCGGCGCCCACCGGCCAGCCCAGGTTCAGGGTGGTGCCCAGCACCACCGCCGCCAGCCCCGCGGTGGCGCCGACCGAGACATCGATGCCGCGCGTGAGGATCACGAACATCTCGCCCAGGGAGATCAGCACCAGGGTGAGGCTGGCGTTGAAGATCTCGACGATCGAGTCGGGCTTGAAGAAGTTGGGGTTGAACAGCCCGGTGACGACGACGAGCAGCACCAGCAGCAGGGTGACCAGCGCCTCGCGGCTGCGCAGCAGCGGTTTCACGGCCGCACCTCCGCCACCCCGAAGGAGGCCGCCGTGACCCGCTCCAGGGTGAGGTTCCCGCCCTCGAGGCGCTCGACGATGCGGCCGCGGTGCATGACCAGGACCCGGTCGCTCAGCTCCACCACTTCCTCCAGCTCGGAAGAGATCAGCAGCACCCCGACCCCGGCGCCGGTCAGGGAGCGGATCAGCCGGTAGACGTCCTGACGGGCGGAAGCGTCGATGCCGCGCGTGGGCTCGTCGAGGATGACGACCCTGGGCTCGGCCGCGAGCGCCCCCGCGAGCACGACTTTCTGCTGGTTGCCGCCCGAGAGGGTGCCCGCGGGCTGCCACATGCTGCCCAGCTTGATGTTCAGCGAACGCACGAAGCCGTCGGCCACCTCGGCTTCCCGGCGGGTGTCGAGGAAGAAGCGGCCAAGGCGGCCGAGGATGCCGGCCGTCATCGTGTACACGCTTGGAAGCTCGAGGAAGATGCCGTGGGCGTGGCGGTCTTCGGGAACGTAGACGAGGCCCCGCTCGCGGCAGAGCGCCGGCGAGCGGCGGGGGAGGGGGCGGCCGTGCACGACCACCTCGCCGCGCGCGTGCGGGTCGATGCCCACGATCGCCTCGCAAAGCTCGGTGCGGCCCGATCCCACCAGCCCGGCGAGGCCCACGACCTCGCCCGGGTAGACCTCCAGGCTCACGTCCGCGAAGGCCTCGCTGCTCAGCCCGCGAACCGCGAGCAGCGGTTCGTCGCCCCGACGGGCCGGCTTTTCGCTCTCCGGCGGCCTGGCCCCCGCCGTCGCCGATCCCGGCGGCACCATGGCCTCGATGAGGTCGTGGGGGGTCAGGCGCTCGCGCCGGTCGCTGAGCACCATGCGGCCGTCGCGCAGCACGCTGATGCGGTCGGCCACCTCCATCACCTCGTTCAGGCGGTGGGAGATGAAGACGATGCCGATGCCGCGTCCCGCCAGGGTGCGCATCCGCTGGAAGAGGCTCTCCGCTTCGCGGAAGGTCAGGGCCGAGGTGGGCTCGTCGAAGATCAGCAGCCGGGCGCGCCGCAGCAGCCCCCTGAGGATCTCGAGCAGCTGCTGCTGGGCGATGCTTAGAAAGGCGCCCTGTTCGTCCAGGTGCACCTCGAAGCCCAGCTCCTCGATCAACGGCGCCACCGCGTGCGCCAGCACCGCGGGCGGCAGCCCCAACCCGATCCCCAGGTTTTCCAGGACGGAGAGGTGCGGGAAGACGTGGGGTTCCTGCGGCACCATGTAAATGCCGTGTTCGTGCGCGGCGCGGGGCGAGTCCAGGCGCAGGGGACGCCCTTCCAGCTCGAGCCGCCCCTCGTCGAGAGGGTAGGCCCCCGAGATGATCTTCATCGTGGTGGACTTGCCGGAGCCGTTGCCGCCTAAAAGCGCGTGGATCTCGCCGTGGGCCACTTCGAAGTCGATTCCCCGCAGCACGGGCACACCGGCGAACACCTTCCAGGCGCCCTGGAGGCGCAGCAGCGGCGGTCCGTCGGGCGGCACCGCGGGGGCGTGGGGCGCGCTCACCGCTTCCTCCGGCGGGGACGGGTCGGTCTGGATGCTTCTACGTTCAACACCATGGCGTAGGGGCCTCCCGGGCTTCTGCGCTGAATCACATATGACAGCGCGTTGTAACTTATGTGCACATCCTAAGTCGGTTCGCGAGAACGTGTCAAGGGTCAGGTACCTCTTGAAAACCCGCGTGTTATCGAACGCCTGCTTGTAGCGATGCTTATTCGCTGTGATAGAGTGTTGTCACGTATGTGCACACGGGGAGGGCATCGTCCATGAATGAGGCCGAACGCGGAACCGGCCGCGGCCGCCCGCGCGAAGACCGCCTCGCCTACCTGGCGCGGGTGGCTTCGCTTTACTACGAGGAGCAGAAGACGCAGCAGGAGATCGCTGCGCTGCTGGGGATTTCGCGGTCAGGGGTTTCACGCCTGATCACGGAGGCGCGCGAGCGCGGGGTGGTGGAGATCATCGTGCACCATCCACTACAGACCGCCCCCGACCTGGCCGCGGAGCTGCAGCAGCGCTACGGCCTCAAGGACGTACGGGTCCTGGCCGGGCGCGAGGAGGCCTACGCCCGCACCCTCAAGCGTCTGGGCGAGCTGGCGGCCCGCTACTTCGAGGACCTGCTGCACGACGGCATGACGATCGGCATCTCCTGGGGCGGAGCGCTGTACGAGATGATCCGCGCGATCCGCCCCCGTGTCCACGAGAACGTCGAGGTCGTTCAGCTCATCGGGGCTACGGGCGCCGAGGCCACCCCCACGAGCGGTCCCATCCTGGCGCAGCTGCTGGCCGAGCGCCTCGGCTGCCGCAGCTACCAGCTGCACGCGCCGCTGATCGTGGACGGCGCGGCGGCGCGCCAGGCCCTGCTGGACGAGCGCCACATCCGCGAGACGCTGGAGCGGGCCCGCAGGGCCGACATCGCCCTGGTGGGCATCGGCACCACCCGATCCGGTTACTACAGCCTGGTGCGGGCGGGCTACCTCACGGAGGCGGAGGCCGCGGAGATCCGCAAGAGCGGAGCGGTCGGCGACGTTTGCGCGCAGCACTACGGTTTCGACGGCCGCTGGCTCGATATCGATCTGAACCGCAGGGTGATCGGCATCGACCACGACGCTTTGCGACGCATCGATACCGTGATCGGCGTGGCCGGGGGCGCGGTCAAGGCCCAGGCGATCCACGGGGCGCTGCGGGGTCGCTACGTGAACGTGCTGATCACCGACGAGGCCGCAGCGCGCCGCTTGCTGGAGATGGACGTCGCCTAGGGGGCGTCGTCGAAGACGGCTTCGACACCTTCGAGTACGAGAAGCTCGCCCGAGTCGAGACGGTAGCGCACCACCCGGCCGCGCACCTCGCCGTCGGGGCCCTGGCTGACGACGGGATCCCCGTAGAGGTAGGCGTAGCCTTCGGATTCGATCACGTAAGCCGACTCTGCGCGGGTGGTGCGGTCCTGCTGCGTCAGGACCACCTCCCCCTGAAGGGTGAGGGTGTCCTCGTCGAGGTCGTAGACGAGGGTCTGCGACGAGCCGTTCAACGGTTTTTCCCCGGCGCGCTCGAGCCGGATGGGGCCGGTCACCCGCGCCT from Oceanithermus desulfurans harbors:
- a CDS encoding ABC transporter permease, whose product is MKWTRYLRSWEFALFVLLLLELAVLGLVNPVFFNLENLLYSTLDFTHILFAALPLTLVIITAGIDISGVSVMGLASITLGLVWVAGVNVFVALAVALLVGVLAGAFNGFFVSRTDVNPLVITLGTLFMFAGLAQGMPALLDKLGFKAYGSAGLAAYQYEGITGLPDAFIALTEGSLGIVPYPFLAVLFFALVLSLLLHKTRFGRYLYLIGVNPKAAAYSGVPIRRVLVWAYVLSGFGAALAGVMLTSYFTSARADLGGDALLPIITAVVLGGADILGGSGTILGTLLAGMILGFLRQGLLALGVTNDLIQVVVGSLLILAMAAKQLLHVYGEYRLKRKALSSKDGR
- a CDS encoding ABC transporter permease subunit, whose translation is MKPLLRSREALVTLLLVLLVVVTGLFNPNFFKPDSIVEIFNASLTLVLISLGEMFVILTRGIDVSVGATAGLAAVVLGTTLNLGWPVGAAALAAVAAGTLAGALNAFGVTFLRVPPIIMTLGTLGIYRGLMRIITGGSWIENLPQSIKEPNLWSFLGVPFFVWLTLALLALTAFVTLRVRLARYFYAVGDNEAGAYLLGLPVRWTQFAAYTLAGTFAALAAIVFTSQIGFVSMNAADGFELKAIAANVLGGVSLTGGVGTPVGAAIGALFLTAVHSMLIFLGVPGIWDNAFAGIILLIVVYVDYRVRSALELQRRQARIRGDAGGGA
- a CDS encoding sugar ABC transporter ATP-binding protein gives rise to the protein MSAPHAPAVPPDGPPLLRLQGAWKVFAGVPVLRGIDFEVAHGEIHALLGGNGSGKSTTMKIISGAYPLDEGRLELEGRPLRLDSPRAAHEHGIYMVPQEPHVFPHLSVLENLGIGLGLPPAVLAHAVAPLIEELGFEVHLDEQGAFLSIAQQQLLEILRGLLRRARLLIFDEPTSALTFREAESLFQRMRTLAGRGIGIVFISHRLNEVMEVADRISVLRDGRMVLSDRRERLTPHDLIEAMVPPGSATAGARPPESEKPARRGDEPLLAVRGLSSEAFADVSLEVYPGEVVGLAGLVGSGRTELCEAIVGIDPHARGEVVVHGRPLPRRSPALCRERGLVYVPEDRHAHGIFLELPSVYTMTAGILGRLGRFFLDTRREAEVADGFVRSLNIKLGSMWQPAGTLSGGNQQKVVLAGALAAEPRVVILDEPTRGIDASARQDVYRLIRSLTGAGVGVLLISSELEEVVELSDRVLVMHRGRIVERLEGGNLTLERVTAASFGVAEVRP
- a CDS encoding sugar-binding transcriptional regulator is translated as MNEAERGTGRGRPREDRLAYLARVASLYYEEQKTQQEIAALLGISRSGVSRLITEARERGVVEIIVHHPLQTAPDLAAELQQRYGLKDVRVLAGREEAYARTLKRLGELAARYFEDLLHDGMTIGISWGGALYEMIRAIRPRVHENVEVVQLIGATGAEATPTSGPILAQLLAERLGCRSYQLHAPLIVDGAAARQALLDERHIRETLERARRADIALVGIGTTRSGYYSLVRAGYLTEAEAAEIRKSGAVGDVCAQHYGFDGRWLDIDLNRRVIGIDHDALRRIDTVIGVAGGAVKAQAIHGALRGRYVNVLITDEAAARRLLEMDVA